Proteins encoded within one genomic window of Bradyrhizobium sp. CB1717:
- a CDS encoding TIGR02300 family protein translates to MAKSELGTKRICPTTGKKFYDLNKNPVISPYTGEVVPIAPVAPARVPRGAEARHAATADTAPEPAEVEEVSLEEADAEENTGKVKAAVPESEDDIEVDETLDDDDDDDSTFIADEEEGDEDVTDIIGDVGGDEET, encoded by the coding sequence GTGGCCAAGTCCGAACTCGGAACCAAACGTATTTGCCCGACCACGGGCAAGAAGTTCTACGACCTCAACAAGAATCCGGTGATCTCGCCCTATACCGGCGAAGTGGTGCCGATCGCCCCGGTGGCGCCCGCTCGCGTCCCCCGCGGCGCCGAAGCCCGGCACGCCGCGACAGCGGATACCGCGCCGGAGCCGGCAGAGGTCGAGGAGGTCTCGCTCGAGGAGGCCGACGCCGAGGAGAACACCGGCAAGGTCAAGGCCGCCGTGCCCGAATCGGAGGACGATATCGAGGTCGACGAGACCCTCGACGACGACGATGACGATGATTCGACCTTCATTGCCGACGAAGAAGAGGGCGATGAGGACGTGACCGACATCATTGGTGATGTCGGAGGTGATGAAGAGACTTGA